The proteins below come from a single Fodinicola acaciae genomic window:
- a CDS encoding dihydrofolate reductase family protein — translation MGKVVMYSSVSVDGFVADDKDQPGPLFDWLTSGDVPLDEGGALKVSQTSFDYVRPYWDQIGVTVAGRHVFDLTDGWDGKPPSGIDHVVVVTHRPPPEGWDSGAPFHFLDGVEAAMAKAQELAGDRVVEVAAGDVGGQVLAAGLIDEVRMDVVPVVFGSGKRYFGSVDAQHLLEDPDVVVHGNRVLHLRYRVRR, via the coding sequence GTGGGCAAGGTCGTCATGTACAGCTCGGTGTCGGTGGACGGCTTCGTCGCGGACGACAAGGACCAGCCCGGGCCGCTGTTCGACTGGTTGACCAGCGGAGACGTGCCGCTGGATGAGGGTGGCGCGCTGAAGGTGTCGCAGACGTCGTTTGACTACGTCCGGCCGTACTGGGACCAGATCGGTGTGACGGTCGCCGGCCGCCACGTCTTCGACCTGACGGACGGCTGGGACGGGAAGCCGCCAAGCGGCATCGACCACGTGGTCGTCGTGACGCACCGGCCGCCGCCCGAGGGCTGGGACTCCGGGGCGCCGTTTCACTTCCTCGATGGCGTCGAGGCGGCCATGGCCAAGGCGCAGGAGCTGGCGGGCGATCGTGTGGTCGAGGTCGCCGCGGGCGACGTCGGCGGCCAGGTGCTTGCCGCGGGCCTGATCGACGAGGTGCGCATGGACGTCGTACCCGTCGTGTTCGGGTCCGGAAAGCGCTATTTCGGCTCGGTCGACGCGCAGCACCTTTTGGAGGATCCTGACGTGGTGGTTCACGGAAACCGGGTGCTTCACCTGCGCTATCGGGTACGCCGTTGA
- a CDS encoding AraC family transcriptional regulator: MEYVSRVPRPPLDGLIDDLYYLEGAPPYDRLTLPAMPAALLIVNLGAPLRIRAGTDIETAAYADGCVISMPTRAYEFGYPSRTRSVGVHFKPWGLAPFVAMPVAELCDRPVTVEQVWGRPTVAELRDRLAAADGPYEMLTLLEAELMRRLSETTGLGLVRHTSCVIAAAGGAVPIGDLSVAAGVSSTHLARRFKELIGVTPKRLARTHRFTATVFAIDPAGPVDWAELASRAGYFDQAHFGHEFRAFTGLTPTRYLEVRRRFLREHPGHVLDSWPLPAD; encoded by the coding sequence GTGGAGTATGTGTCCAGAGTGCCGCGGCCGCCGCTGGACGGGCTGATCGACGACCTCTACTACCTGGAGGGTGCGCCGCCGTACGACCGGCTGACGCTGCCCGCGATGCCGGCGGCGCTGCTCATCGTCAACCTCGGGGCGCCGCTTCGGATCCGTGCCGGCACCGACATCGAGACGGCCGCCTACGCCGATGGTTGCGTGATCTCCATGCCGACTCGGGCGTACGAATTTGGCTATCCGTCTCGGACCCGGTCCGTCGGCGTGCACTTCAAGCCGTGGGGGCTGGCGCCGTTCGTGGCGATGCCGGTGGCCGAGCTGTGTGACCGGCCGGTGACGGTGGAGCAGGTCTGGGGCCGGCCCACCGTCGCCGAGCTGCGTGACCGGCTGGCTGCGGCGGACGGGCCGTACGAGATGCTGACGCTGCTCGAGGCGGAGCTGATGCGACGGCTGAGCGAGACCACCGGCCTGGGGCTGGTCCGCCATACGAGCTGCGTCATCGCGGCGGCCGGCGGCGCGGTGCCGATCGGCGATCTGAGCGTGGCGGCCGGTGTCAGCAGCACTCATCTGGCGCGGCGGTTCAAGGAACTCATCGGCGTCACGCCCAAGCGGCTGGCCCGTACGCATCGTTTCACCGCCACCGTGTTCGCGATCGACCCGGCCGGACCGGTCGACTGGGCCGAGCTCGCCAGTCGCGCGGGCTATTTCGACCAGGCCCACTTCGGTCACGAGTTCCGTGCGTTCACCGGTCTCACGCCGACCCGGTATCTGGAAGTCCGGCGGCGGTTCCTGCGCGAACATCCCGGCCACGTGCTCGACAGCTGGCCACTGCCGGCCGATTGA
- a CDS encoding DUF3558 domain-containing protein, translated as MNQQVKEFEHQMPHRTIRLAAAVVATISLFAVSACGGRAGGAGGTAQPPATAGSSAPADSSGSGPRVPSPLPTKDLIANPCSVLNASEAEQVGLKYPGEKSTGVLNGCRWTSSGSNLNFVNNTPIEQNKHGISDIYDQKAQQAYFEPTTINGYPAVFAATRDSRSNGICTLWVGVTDQLAVSVLPNISIGSNKKDPCGIAKKFATAMIGHLQGAS; from the coding sequence ATGAACCAGCAGGTAAAGGAGTTTGAGCACCAGATGCCGCACCGCACCATTCGACTCGCCGCAGCTGTCGTCGCCACAATCAGCTTGTTCGCCGTCTCCGCCTGCGGCGGTAGGGCCGGCGGGGCCGGAGGGACTGCTCAGCCACCGGCCACCGCGGGCTCGAGCGCTCCGGCTGACAGCAGCGGCTCGGGACCCAGGGTTCCGTCCCCACTGCCGACCAAGGACTTGATCGCCAACCCGTGCAGCGTGCTCAACGCCTCGGAGGCAGAACAGGTCGGCCTCAAGTATCCCGGCGAGAAGAGCACCGGCGTGCTGAACGGCTGCCGCTGGACGTCCTCCGGAAGCAACCTGAACTTCGTCAACAACACGCCGATCGAGCAGAACAAGCACGGGATCAGCGACATCTACGACCAGAAGGCCCAGCAGGCCTACTTCGAACCCACCACGATCAACGGCTACCCGGCCGTCTTCGCCGCCACCCGGGACAGCCGCTCGAACGGCATCTGCACCCTCTGGGTCGGCGTCACCGACCAGCTCGCCGTCTCGGTCCTCCCGAACATCAGCATTGGTTCGAACAAGAAGGACCCCTGCGGCATCGCGAAGAAGTTCGCCACCGCGATGATCGGACATCTCCAGGGAGCGTCGTGA